The Chanos chanos chromosome 3, fChaCha1.1, whole genome shotgun sequence genome segment CTTTGTGGTGCCGCATAATGTGCTGGTTCTTCTCTGAGGGTCTGCGGAACCCCTTTGAGCAGAACTCACAGCGGTGTGGGTAGTCCTTGGTATGGATGGAGATCACGTGCCTCTTGAAACCCGAGGCATCGCCTGTGCTATAGTCACAATACTGACACTGGTAGACCCGTCGCTCTCTCTGCACCTTGGCTGTGCCGCCGCCCGACAAAACCTTCTTACCCGCCCCGAATGTCCTCTTGACCCCCCCTTTATCCGGGAAAGCCTGTTTGTCTTTGGTGTGAACGGACAGGATGTGCCTACTGAGCACGAACGGATCCGCGATCTTGAAGTTGCAGTGTCGGCACTGGTGGAGCTTCTTGGCCTTGTGGGAGGCGGAGTGCTTCTTGAGCTCCGACGGCCGGTGGAAGCCCTTGCCGCACACGGCGCATTTGTGCGGGTAGTCTTTGGTGTGCACGGAAATGATGTGACGTTTAAGGTCGCTAGAGTTGGAACTCCTGTGGTCGCAGTGGGTGCACTGGTGCGTCTTGGCCTCCTCGTGCGTCAGTCCGTGCTGCATGAGCTCCTCAGGCTCCGCGAACGTCTGGAAGCAACGCTCGCACTTGTAGGGCATCTCTTTGCTGTGCTTGGTTTTCACGTGCGTCTTCAGGTTGGATGAGTCGGCCGACTTGTAGTCGCAGTAGAGGCACGAGTAGGGCTTTTCGCCTGTGTGAGTCCTCATGTGCTTCTTCAGCTCCGAGGGATGACGGAATCCCTTCCCGCACTCTACGCAAATGTGGGGGAAGTTCTTGCTGTGTACGGCCAGCAAGTGTCGGTTAAGGAGTCCCTGCTCTGCAGTCTCGTAATCGCAGAACTTGCACTTGTGCATTTTGGTGGTGGGAGGTGGGATCTGGAGCTTGGACTCTCGGTGATGGTGTTGTAGTCGGTGAGAAAACAGCGCCGCCTGCTGGTGGAACTCTTTACCACATATCTCACACTCAAAGGGGGCTTTGCTACTCAGCGTGTGGATCTCCATATGGTTGTGAAGACTGGCCTTTTTGTTGGTGGTGAAGTCACAGTCTGTGCACTGGTACTTCTTCTTGTTCAGCATATCCTGA includes the following:
- the zfx gene encoding zinc finger Y-chromosomal protein 1 encodes the protein MDEDVTALSIHSEEPKITFRGSDGDEDDAVVVELQETVFVSGAQGESMSVHSFAPDELVIQDAIEDVVAEYVQCTDEEGLRAIPVETCVMSPEEVALEDEGLQVDVATDGNVQEDPDGCGDYLMISLDEAGKLVSDDGAKVTVKGLEDQVEVEKDEEGQEVIKVYIFKADSGEEDLGGTVDIRENEIDVDEGVELVDSSGLPIREKMVYMSVDEANQGQDDLNVADKISDEVYMEVVVGGEEPAIRQRQYESASLNKDFMPVTWAPAYDGEENTGSENRNGAASALLHIDESDMIDKLNRQRSKSKNKKRNETRQVQTAIIIGPYGQPLTVYPCMLCGKKFKSRGFLKRHTKNHHQDMLNKKKYQCTDCDFTTNKKASLHNHMEIHTLSSKAPFECEICGKEFHQQAALFSHRLQHHHRESKLQIPPPTTKMHKCKFCDYETAEQGLLNRHLLAVHSKNFPHICVECGKGFRHPSELKKHMRTHTGEKPYSCLYCDYKSADSSNLKTHVKTKHSKEMPYKCERCFQTFAEPEELMQHGLTHEEAKTHQCTHCDHRSSNSSDLKRHIISVHTKDYPHKCAVCGKGFHRPSELKKHSASHKAKKLHQCRHCNFKIADPFVLSRHILSVHTKDKQAFPDKGGVKRTFGAGKKVLSGGGTAKVQRERRVYQCQYCDYSTGDASGFKRHVISIHTKDYPHRCEFCSKGFRRPSEKNQHIMRHHKDMVPPV